The following is a genomic window from Taeniopygia guttata chromosome 11, bTaeGut7.mat, whole genome shotgun sequence.
TATCTTGCCCTTGACATGAGTCTCCAGATCACTGTGTAAATCCAGAGAAGCCACATGCTAATGACCACTGATACTGCACACAAGCAAAAAGTCTCAAACACCAAAGGAAAAGCTATTGgtttatatatagatatatatatatgtatatagatatatacTGTGTTTACAGAGTCAACAAGTTAAATGCAATATTCATAAAAGCattaacaataaaaatacaatttgttTGTAGGCAAGTACAGACTTAAAATggtaaaacaggaaaaaggatCTCACCAAAGTACAAATATACAGTAcaaattgatttatttaaaacagttacaaaaaaagcacaacaaaaTAGAGATTATCCTTAGAATTATTAATGCTTTGTTAAAGATCAGGTAGGAGGAAAGGGGCAGGGACAAAGTTGGAGGGGAGCACCTGACTAGTTCTAAGGCTTTAGATACACTGCATCGGTTACATGTTAATACAGCCATATACTGGGGTTATAGTGAGGGGTCAGCACTTATCTACAAACGTCTCTCTGCCTCAGGGCAGCCCAGCCAGCTCCCCcatgtctctctctctctctctctctgagcaCACCCTCCCTGGTGCTAAGGTGCCATGAAAGCCAAAAACAACTCGAGTGTGCCAGGGGTGTGTTGGCAGGGTGggtggcagcagcccaggaCCTATGGGGCAATTCTGTCCTTGACAGTGTGAAGGCCATGGGAGGGCCTGGACCATCAGCATTTTAAACTGTATGTGGAATACCCTGGGCCAAACTCTACAGGATGTGTATTTGTAGCTATCTTAGCAGCTTCTGACAAGTGTCAGGCTCTAGCACAGCTTGAAAGATAGGGAGCAGTTGTGAGCAATGCTGGGGAAGGCACGTATGCTGCTGCGGGCAGGAAGTAGCATTTGGGCTACCCCAGCTGCTGTAGTTTCTTTTGCAATATTTTCTGAGTAACAAGGATTGTTAGTTCCCTATGGGACAAAGTGACTTGAGTtgtggggtggggacagggacacaacGTGAAAAGTGCAATATAAaaagctgctcagcagctggaaggagaaggcagaggggcctctgcagcttccttcccTTCCAGACAGAGCTTCCTCTGCATAGTCTGGTAGTGATGAGCGCTCATTGCTGTGAAtgcacagcacagagacagGCCTTGCTCTGCTGTGCAGCTAACCTGAGGCATGTtccatgggatgggacagaTGGCTACAGACACCCACTATTGCATCCCATGGATTCCTGCTACAGAGCATGAGCTGGATAAGATTAGGGCCTCCTCCAGGCAGGACAGACCACAGCTCTCCTACCCTAGACAATAGCAGCAGGAATGTGGTATATTTCTCTGAGAAGTCTGTCACATCTCTGCCAGCAGAAAAGCCCAGGTAACCATCTCACTCTGCAGTGTCTTCCAGGCTTTATCTCCTCCCCCTGTAAACCCGAGAAATAAAAGCCTCCTCCATGGGCTCATTCACAGCCTTTCTCACTGCAGCAGAGCCTGTCTCACACACTCCCTGTCCCACACATTGCCTGTCCCAGGAGAGCCTCAGTGCTCAGCACAATCACCACTATGGTGCTAAGCCATACAGCCCTGTCCAGTAAGGACAGGTTCCTGTGATACCAGtactgctgagctgggctggagagTTGTCAGTGGCCCCCTCCTGTCCACCCTTTGGGGCAAACAGCCAGACACACAGATTCTTAATCTCAGTCCCCTGTCATGAGCTGTGCTTCAAACCACTGCTTCCAGGGAAGAGCTGGCAGCCGaaacacacacagcagcaggactgACAGGAGTCTGGATAAAAGCACCAAGGTCCAGTTCACCATGGCCTGTTCCACAGAGCTCAGGACTGCACCCAACAGAGGTGCAGCAAGCCAAAGTCCAGGTCAGCAGCCAGGTAAACAACAGGGCAAGCACCTTCACAGTTCTTCACGTGCCTACAGTACAAAGCTATTTAAGTCACACAGCATCTTGCCTCATTTGTCAGTACTGCCCATTCAGACTACTGCACAGTGCAGCTGAGATCGAGGAGTTACAGTAACACACATGGTGTTAAGGCAAGCTCTCCAAACCCTCACTCTAACACGGACTTCAGGGTTCAGAGACACTCAAGGGGCTCTGCACCATCAGTTGCTCAGACATTGCCTCTATGGTGTAACCAGCCCTTCTACATTCACAAGCCCTATGTATGCGAGATCCCTTTCTCAAGTGCCTGTTGCAGCCCTGAATCCTTCTGCATGCACTGTGCATAAAACAGGCATGAGAAAACAGactcctctgcctcctgcctttGGCCACGGACACCTCAGATATCCTGAGTATTAAGTACTAATTACCAACATTAATGGAGATTTTTACATAGGAGAGTCCAGTCAGCAGGAACTGTGACACCCTCAGGTGATGATGGGGCCCAGGTGGACACTTGACTGACAAACAGGGTTGTGAAAACAGCATCTATTCCTATAGCTGCTGCACCTGAGGAGGCAGAATCTTCACACAACAGCATCACTGTGACATCCCAAATGCAGCTGATGAAACCAGAAGTAGTGTGTTATTTGGGACAGCATCCTCATTCCAGAGAACCCTGTGAGGCACAAACACTGAGGGCATAATTAGCACATATCTCACCTAAGGCCTGTCCTGGTGCAGGCATTTTAAAGGCAACAGAAATGGCTAGCAATGTGCTAAGAAAACAGGACTGAGGCAGGGATGGAAGGGACATTCTGAAGACTAACTTGTCTAATACACAGATGCATCCATTGCACAGTCAGCAGAAGCCAATCAGTTACAGGACACACTCCTGGGGAGTGCAGAACAGCCCCGAGACAGCACCACTGCAAGGGGAGGTGCTGACACACACCATTCTGTGACAGAGAGGAGTGGCACCCCAAGAGTCAGGCACACTTGACAAATTTCAGGCAGATGAGACCAGGGAGATAGGAAGAGCATGCTGAACATCAGGACTCTGCGTACTAAGAAAGCCCCCTCCAAAGCCTGGTCCTAGCACAGAGATGGGCACCTGAACACAAGGAATACTCAACCCAGGTTAAGCCAGTGAAAACCATTTTCTCACCAGAACAGTGACTATTCTTTATCCTAGCGGAGCAATGGTGTCATAACACACCATCAGAGAGGGCAGATTAGTGTAACTACAGGAGACTTCACTCAATAGAGTGTTACCACCACAATCAGCTGTTCATACACAACTGCATTAAATTTCACCATGAAAAAGACTACTCTTGATTTGATCACATTGTTCTACAGAGGAACTCTGAAGTGAAGCATCAGAAAAACTAAcacaaaatgaccccaaaatgccctgtgACACTATGATATTTTTAGAGTCCGTACATTAATCATAGAATTGTACTTAGCACAAATTTTGTACCTTGTCTGCATGTGCACAAACACTTGTCTCTTGTCTAGAGCTTATTCAAGAAACTGCCTGCAGGGAAGAATTAGCCATTTGGAACAGTTTTCTGACATAATTACAAAATAGCATTGGTCTTCTCACAGAAGAAGGATGTTTTCACCCTTCTCTAGAGAATGCTGAATGTATTTTGctccagatttaaaaaaaaaaaaaaaaacaaacaaaccaaaccaaacaaatatccaaaaccaaaattcaaccaaacaaaaaaaatccaaccccaTTCATCCCTAGGTTAAGCCTCTGCAAAAGCTATAAGCCCAGAAGGGTTTTTTGCAAGTTATTAACATGGGAAGAAAGATTTGGTTTGGTGGCAAAACAACTAAGTAGAGTTTATAGCAGGAAACAACGTCTCCCATCCCAACTTGTGTCCCATCTCAAGTGCTCAAGTTCCCTATTCACCTGCACCCAAGCCCATCCTTTTGGTCCTTCCTCTTGAATTTATGTGATTCATTCAAATCTGTACATTCTTTGCAAGAAGAAAGAGTAGTTGGATTCAGTGGAAGAGACATTAATCAGAACCACCAGAGAAGCACCTCCATCCTGCCCTTGAGAGCTCCATCGGTGAACTGTCCTTTTAAAGTGCATGTGTGAAGAAAGGGGATACTGGGAGTAGAGCCCCCAAACTCCAGTGGGGACCCATATCTCCCCATtatgagaaagaaataaaatcttcagCAATTTTATCTGCTACCTTAAGCCAAGTCTGCCCTCCTCATCTCCCTACCTGCCCCGAATGCTCGGCCCCTGCCCCGCAGGGAGTCAGTTATCCCAGGAAATGGGAGAAAgccccagcctccagcagcctctggaatGCTCTCATCACACACTCATGACCACATCCCTGCTCTCCACCCCAGCTAGCCTGTCGCTGCTCCCTGAGGCACTGGAGGCCTCCTGACTCCCCAGGAGCAACTGGTCAGCCATGGAACTGGAATGGAGTCATTCCTGCAAGGCAGAGAGCAGCCTTTGTTGGTGAGCCTCTGACAGTCTGTGCAATTCCTCCACCTGATGGTGAGGCTCgcctgctgtggctgccctagCTCACACCTCTAAGGGATCATTTCCCTGCATTCGAACGCCCTTCAATAGACAGCTTGACCTCCTGGGGAATGAAAGAGGGACGGAGCAGAGAGGGCCGAGGCTCCTCTGCCTGCATGCTGTATCTTTGGAAGCCTGAGGCCAAACTGTACAGATTGCCAGCCTCAGACTGAGAAGATTCTGCATGGGAGCTCTGAGCCGTGCTGGTTCTATCTGTGTGGCTCTTCCTTTCACCAGCTCTGTCACATGGCTCTCTGGGCCCCTGGGCTGTTTGTTCCAATCTCTCCCTAGCAGATACCAGCTGATCCATGAGAGGGGAGTTGGCCTGAGAAGCAGAGTTGCCATTCATGCTCTGTAAACTGATTGATATGCATACATCCCCCACTTGCAGCCTGTGACAGGGTAAAGCAAAGAGCTGAGCAGTCCtcccggggctgcaggaggaccAGCCCTGGCCATACACAAAGAAGGGATGCTCCGGGGGCACATCAATGCTCACTTTACTTTGTTGCTCCCCAACCACAAAATGCAGTGTGACAAGCCCAGGCCACTGGCTTTCCTGAATATCCACCACAGTGCTGGAGTCGATCTTCAAGCCTCCACTCACCTCCGCACTGCGAACAAAGTCTTGAGTCTGCAGGTCCTCCACCCGTTTCAGCTCTCCCGTCGCCAGCTGGATGATGGCTCCTTTCATGAAATGAGAGGGCAGTTGTGAGGAGCTGGGTGGCTGCAACTGGGCCAGCTCCTTTTCAAGCACATATCCTCGAGCCTGTGCATCTGGGCTCTCCCTCAGCAGGGCTTCTGAAGTGGAAGACCTGACGGGCTCAGATCCAACGGGAACAAGTACTGGCTTGCCATTGGCTATCGCCATTCCTTTGGCTAACTGTCTCTGTTTAACAGTCTCTTCGGGGGACATTCCACATGGGCTCTGGGACTggctgttcccagctgcagccctaTCTGTGGTGTTCCTCAGCATGTCTCCCTGCCCATCAGTGGTATTATGGCAAAGATTTAAAGGGCTTGGGTCATCTTTCCTCTGGGCTGCCAGAACATGATAATCCTGAGATGCCAACACCCCCACCACCCTCTGAACCTCCAGATCAGCGTCTGGGGTGCTCCTGTGAGTAGGCACAGAGATCTCTCTTCCCAGCATCTGGTAACCTGGAAGGAACTGTCCATCACCCATaggtcctgctgcagcccctgggggaAGACAGTCCTCAGCTGCACTGCTGGCAGAGTCCACAGCCTCGCTGGGCCTCCTGGccacactttgctccaggggCCTCTGCCCACCATTGGCCGCAGCCACCTCTGAGCTCAGCTGACTGTCTTGCTGAGGAGACTCTGGGTTCCCACCTGTTACAGGTGCCTCATAGGCTGAATAGCCTGGTGGGAGGCGGGACATCTGATAATAAACAGGAATTCTCCCCGGTGCCACGTCCACTGGTTGGGGCGCAGTGTGGTGCTGCATCTgcccaggagaggctgcagaggtGGATTTGTTGAAGCTGTGGGTGGGAGAGGTAGTctggggggaaggagcagcttcttccgTGAACAGGGAGGCATATGGAACAAagtgggggacatggggggcactgAGGTTTGTGGAAGGAGACAGGAGAGGACTAGGCATGAAGGCAGGAGGG
Proteins encoded in this region:
- the ATXN1L gene encoding ataxin-1-like isoform X1, with protein sequence MRAGHERSQECLPPKKRELAAASTGTEAGRAGGAQGSGEGPEWARTARPPPATPRYGPGEAPEAAAGLTVDQYGMLYKVAAPPATFSPTGLHPVVNVSPLPPAFSVTSPIIQHPAVPFPSIHYAQIPSASLQLIGSPYTVPYAVPPAFMPSPLLSPSTNLSAPHVPHFVPYASLFTEEAAPSPQTTSPTHSFNKSTSAASPGQMQHHTAPQPVDVAPGRIPVYYQMSRLPPGYSAYEAPVTGGNPESPQQDSQLSSEVAAANGGQRPLEQSVARRPSEAVDSASSAAEDCLPPGAAAGPMGDGQFLPGYQMLGREISVPTHRSTPDADLEVQRVVGVLASQDYHVLAAQRKDDPSPLNLCHNTTDGQGDMLRNTTDRAAAGNSQSQSPCGMSPEETVKQRQLAKGMAIANGKPVLVPVGSEPVRSSTSEALLRESPDAQARGYVLEKELAQLQPPSSSQLPSHFMKGAIIQLATGELKRVEDLQTQDFVRSAEVSGGLKIDSSTVVDIQESQWPGLVTLHFVVGEQQSKVSIDVPPEHPFFVYGQGWSSCSPGRTAQLFALPCHRLQVGDVCISISLQSMNGNSASQANSPLMDQLVSARERLEQTAQGPREPCDRAGERKSHTDRTSTAQSSHAESSQSEAGNLYSLASGFQRYSMQAEEPRPSLLRPSFIPQEVKLSIEGRSNAGK
- the ATXN1L gene encoding ataxin-1-like isoform X2, whose amino-acid sequence is MRAGHERSQECLPPKKRELAAASTGTEAGRAGGAQGSGEGPEWARTARPPPATPRYGPGEAPEAAAGLTVDQYGMLYKVAAPPATFSPTGLHPVVNVSPLPPAFSVTSPIIQHPAVPFPSIHYAQIPSASLQLIGSPYTVPYAVPPAFMPSPLLSPSTNLSAPHVPHFVPYASLFTEEAAPSPQTTSPTHSFNKSTSAASPGQMQHHTAPQPVDVAPGRIPVYYQMSRLPPGYSAYEAPVTGGNPESPQQDSQLSSEVAAANGGQRPLEQSVARRPSEAVDSASSAAEDCLPPGAAAGPMGDGQFLPGYQMLGREISVPTHRSTPDADLEVQRVVGVLASQDYHVLAAQRKDDPSPLNLCHNTTDGQGDMLRNTTDRAAAGNSQSQSPCGMSPEETVKQRQLAKGMAIANGKPVLVPVGSEPVRSSTSEALLRESPDAQARGYVLEKELAQLQPPSSSQLPSHFMKGAIIQLATGELKRVEDLQTQDFVRSAEECI